The following coding sequences are from one Veillonella rodentium window:
- a CDS encoding aminopeptidase, with protein MERKYAWHNYDDATMSKVYELSDGYRQFLDDGKTERECVIQAVQMAKAKGYVDLQDLIASNVSIKAGDKVYYTHMDKSIALFNIGTDDIELGMNLLGAHIDSPRIDVKQNPQYEDSNLLFWDTHYYGGIKKYHWVAMPLAIHGVVVKTDGTRIDINIGDKDTDPVFCITDLLPHLGQEQMQKNAAKVIEGEALDLLIGSRPVKDEEKDGVAKFISALLEKEYGFEERDLLSAELEIVPAGKARDMGFDRSMVMAYGQDDRVCAYTSLVAMLEVNQVKRTTCCLLVDKEEIGSVGATGMQSRFFENAVAEILTLMGKPNSVSVRRTLEKSRMLSSDVSAGYDPLYGSAFEKKNASYLGMGVVFNKFTGARGKSGSNDANAEYMGFIRRIMESNNVTYQTAELGKVDLGGGGTIAYIMALYGMNVIDCGVAVLSMHAPWEVTSKADIYEAKQCYVAFLNAADETI; from the coding sequence ATGGAACGTAAATATGCATGGCACAATTATGATGATGCGACCATGTCCAAAGTATATGAGTTAAGTGATGGATATCGTCAATTTCTAGATGATGGAAAAACTGAACGGGAATGTGTGATTCAGGCTGTACAGATGGCAAAAGCGAAAGGCTATGTTGACTTACAGGATTTGATTGCATCGAATGTATCAATTAAGGCGGGGGATAAGGTGTATTATACCCACATGGATAAATCCATCGCTCTCTTTAATATAGGTACGGATGATATCGAATTGGGGATGAATCTGTTAGGAGCTCATATCGATTCTCCGCGTATCGACGTTAAACAAAATCCTCAATATGAGGACAGCAATCTGTTATTTTGGGATACTCATTATTACGGAGGAATCAAAAAATATCATTGGGTTGCGATGCCTTTGGCTATTCACGGTGTAGTTGTGAAGACCGACGGTACCCGTATCGATATCAATATCGGCGATAAGGACACGGATCCTGTTTTCTGTATTACCGATTTATTGCCACATTTGGGTCAGGAACAGATGCAGAAAAATGCGGCGAAGGTTATCGAAGGGGAGGCGTTAGATCTGCTCATCGGCAGCCGTCCCGTGAAAGATGAAGAGAAGGACGGGGTTGCTAAATTTATTAGCGCCCTTCTTGAAAAGGAATATGGTTTTGAGGAACGGGATTTATTATCCGCAGAACTTGAAATCGTTCCTGCCGGTAAAGCACGCGATATGGGTTTTGATCGGTCCATGGTTATGGCTTATGGTCAAGATGACCGTGTATGTGCCTACACTTCATTGGTAGCGATGCTCGAAGTGAATCAGGTAAAACGAACTACATGCTGCCTGCTTGTGGATAAAGAGGAAATCGGTTCGGTTGGCGCTACGGGTATGCAATCTCGATTCTTTGAAAATGCGGTTGCTGAAATTTTAACACTTATGGGGAAACCGAATTCTGTCAGCGTTCGCCGTACATTGGAAAAATCCCGTATGCTGTCTTCCGATGTAAGCGCCGGATATGATCCTCTTTACGGCTCCGCTTTTGAAAAGAAAAATGCCTCTTACTTGGGCATGGGCGTTGTGTTCAATAAATTTACAGGGGCTCGCGGTAAATCAGGCTCTAATGATGCCAATGCGGAGTATATGGGCTTTATTCGTCGCATTATGGAATCCAATAATGTCACATATCAAACAGCTGAGCTCGGTAAAGTCGACCTCGGTGGTGGCGGAACCATTGCATATATCATGGCTTTGTACGGTATGAATGTCATCGATTGCGGTGTGGCTGTACTCAGCATGCATGCTCCTTGGGAAGTTACCTCCAAGGCGGATATTTACGAAGCTAAACAATGTTATGTCGCGTTCCTTAATGCGGCAGATGAAACAATCTAA
- a CDS encoding 3'-5' exonuclease, producing the protein MNYIVFDLEWNQPYSNDISFMKRTKMPLTGEIIQIGAVKLNERMDIVDHFTMFIKPRYLTRMHKHVRELTGITSLDLNHGVPFKMAMHRFQSWCGDEYMLLSWGSDDILILRENLMLHSMKVLSYDQWVDAQMIYAYQRYGTNQQYSVSHAMEDLGISSEHLSAHNALHDAVFTAHICQKLDIYEGIRQYDEIRKTGSNPLLYPPILTFFMYENFSEKKRIVHDKRVRLSFCPYCQNRLDMTQPERLQGDKYLALGICPKHGDFAVQLKVGKYTIRSGITKFYVTKVLTYCTDEIRLLYKNKSEVNREKERLYHEHRRAELEKQHAIE; encoded by the coding sequence ATGAATTATATTGTATTTGATTTGGAATGGAATCAACCGTACAGTAACGATATCAGTTTTATGAAACGCACAAAGATGCCGTTGACGGGGGAGATTATTCAAATCGGAGCAGTAAAATTGAATGAACGGATGGATATCGTGGATCATTTTACGATGTTCATCAAACCTCGATATTTAACACGCATGCATAAACACGTGCGTGAATTGACGGGGATTACATCGTTGGATTTGAATCATGGCGTGCCGTTTAAGATGGCCATGCATCGTTTTCAATCCTGGTGCGGCGATGAATATATGCTTTTATCGTGGGGCTCTGATGATATTCTCATTTTACGGGAAAATCTCATGCTGCACAGTATGAAAGTGCTATCCTATGATCAGTGGGTGGATGCGCAGATGATTTATGCCTATCAACGGTATGGAACGAATCAACAGTATTCCGTATCCCATGCCATGGAGGATTTAGGAATTTCCTCAGAGCATTTGTCGGCACACAATGCGTTGCATGACGCGGTTTTTACGGCACATATTTGTCAGAAACTGGATATTTATGAAGGGATTCGGCAGTATGACGAGATCCGTAAGACCGGTTCAAATCCATTGTTATATCCGCCGATTCTGACGTTTTTTATGTATGAGAACTTTTCCGAAAAGAAGCGTATTGTCCATGATAAACGGGTTAGACTGTCGTTTTGTCCGTACTGCCAGAATAGATTGGATATGACGCAGCCGGAACGGCTACAGGGGGATAAATATCTTGCACTCGGTATTTGTCCGAAACATGGTGATTTTGCAGTGCAGTTAAAGGTTGGAAAATATACGATCAGATCGGGAATTACAAAGTTTTACGTAACGAAAGTACTGACATATTGTACCGATGAGATTCGTTTATTATATAAAAACAAATCCGAGGTTAATCGGGAGAAAGAAAGATTATATCATGAACATCGCAGAGCGGAGCTGGAAAAGCAGCATGCAATCGAATGA